From Cognatishimia activa, one genomic window encodes:
- a CDS encoding DUF924 family protein yields the protein MAGPEEILNFWLDEVEPKDWYVASDALDETIRTRFLSTWESAMKGGLGQWLTYPSGSLAYIILMDQFSRNMFRGDGQSFASDRRALAAAKTAITKKWDLKIDQPARMFFYMPLMHSENLCDQDRCVRLIKERLDDAEGNLLHARAHREVIRMFGRFPHRNSDLDRRSTQAEKEYLNKGGYGETVRQLEAA from the coding sequence ATGGCAGGGCCTGAAGAGATACTCAATTTTTGGCTTGATGAGGTGGAGCCAAAAGATTGGTACGTAGCATCTGATGCGTTGGACGAAACCATTCGGACAAGGTTTCTGAGCACTTGGGAAAGCGCGATGAAGGGTGGCCTAGGACAGTGGCTGACATACCCAAGCGGCTCCCTCGCATATATCATTCTGATGGATCAGTTTTCTCGCAATATGTTCCGCGGAGATGGGCAGTCATTTGCCTCTGATCGACGCGCCTTAGCGGCTGCGAAAACCGCGATCACCAAGAAATGGGATCTCAAAATTGATCAGCCGGCGCGCATGTTCTTCTATATGCCGCTGATGCACTCAGAAAACCTCTGTGATCAGGACCGTTGTGTTCGTTTGATAAAAGAGCGACTGGACGACGCCGAAGGCAATCTCTTGCACGCACGCGCGCATCGCGAAGTGATCCGCATGTTTGGCCGCTTCCCACATCGCAACTCTGATCTGGATCGCCGCTCCACACAGGCAGAAAAAGAGTATCTGAACAAAGGTGGCTACGGCGAAACTGTGCGTCAGCTTGAGGCCGCATAA
- a CDS encoding MFS transporter gives MGQFLSGAWALLLGILLLMLGNGMHGTLLGIRGEIEGFSTTEMSYVMSAYFVGFLGGSKLTPEMIRRVGHVRVFAALASFISACLILFPVVSDPWAWVVIRIIIGFCFSGVYVTAEGWLNNAASNETRGQALSFYMIVQMLGVIAAQGILLLGDPSGFVLFVIPSVLISISFAPILLSITPTPAFEQSKNMSFIDLWRVSPLGFVGIFLLGGMFAAQFGMAAVFGTEIGLNVTQIAMFVAAIYVGATATQFPIGWLSDRMDRRVLIMLVAVVAVFGGLAGAIYLESFEFLLVAAFVLGGTANPLYSLLLAHTNDFVSLEEMAGTSGSLLFINGLGAIVGPIAIGWLMGVFGPVAYFGYMSGLMAILALYAFYRMARRPAPSVDDTSSYTPIAPTSSPVAFEVAQIVAEEAQESDNER, from the coding sequence ATGGGCCAATTCCTGTCCGGTGCCTGGGCTTTGTTGCTTGGGATTTTGCTGCTGATGCTGGGCAACGGCATGCACGGCACCCTGCTGGGGATCCGGGGCGAGATCGAGGGGTTTTCAACCACCGAGATGTCCTATGTGATGTCGGCCTATTTCGTAGGCTTTCTGGGCGGTTCCAAACTGACTCCAGAGATGATCCGCCGCGTTGGACACGTGCGGGTCTTTGCGGCTCTGGCCTCATTTATTTCGGCCTGTCTGATCCTCTTCCCGGTGGTCTCTGACCCGTGGGCCTGGGTGGTGATCAGGATCATAATTGGCTTCTGTTTCTCTGGCGTTTACGTCACCGCCGAGGGTTGGCTGAACAATGCGGCAAGCAATGAAACGCGCGGGCAGGCATTGTCGTTTTACATGATTGTTCAGATGCTCGGCGTAATTGCTGCGCAGGGTATCCTGCTGCTTGGTGATCCATCTGGCTTCGTACTCTTTGTGATCCCCTCCGTTCTAATCTCAATTTCATTTGCGCCAATTCTTCTGTCGATCACCCCGACACCTGCCTTTGAGCAATCCAAGAACATGAGCTTCATTGATCTCTGGCGCGTCTCTCCTTTGGGGTTTGTCGGCATCTTCCTGCTGGGTGGGATGTTCGCTGCGCAATTCGGCATGGCAGCTGTTTTTGGCACTGAAATCGGCCTGAACGTTACGCAGATTGCGATGTTTGTTGCAGCGATCTATGTCGGTGCGACCGCCACACAATTCCCGATTGGTTGGCTGTCAGATCGCATGGATCGGCGCGTTTTGATCATGTTGGTTGCCGTTGTTGCGGTATTTGGTGGTTTGGCCGGGGCAATTTATCTGGAATCCTTTGAATTCCTGCTGGTCGCAGCCTTTGTTCTGGGAGGCACAGCCAACCCGCTTTATTCGCTGCTTTTGGCCCACACGAATGATTTCGTCTCACTGGAAGAAATGGCTGGCACCTCTGGTAGTCTTTTGTTCATCAATGGGCTCGGCGCCATCGTCGGCCCGATTGCAATCGGTTGGCTGATGGGAGTTTTCGGACCGGTTGCCTATTTTGGATATATGTCCGGCTTGATGGCGATTCTCGCTTTATATGCCTTCTACCGAATGGCTCGACGTCCAGCGCCATCTGTCGACGATACGTCAAGTTATACGCCGATAGCGCCAACATCATCTCCGGTCGCATTTGAAGTGGCCCAAATTGTCGCCGAGGAAGCTCAAGAAAGCGACAATGAGAGGTAA
- the queA gene encoding tRNA preQ1(34) S-adenosylmethionine ribosyltransferase-isomerase QueA, translated as MQLSDFDFDLPDHLIATRPAKPRTSAKLLVATSSEITDARVHDITRFFRPGDRLVLNDTKVIPARLTGYRHRDSAQGPVKAKIEVTLLEPKGEGQWGALIKPLKKIQEGEVIHFSGDFSAILESKEDGQAILRFDADGDAFEAALQASGAMPLPPYIAAKRTADEQDKTDYQTVFARHSGAVAAPTASLHFDEDLLQKLSDMGVEFSHVTLHVGAGTFLPVKVDDVTTHKMHAEWGRVSEAAAAEIAETKSKGGRVIPVGTTALRLIESAARDGVIQPWEGETDIFIYPGFEFQVTDALMTNFHLPKSTLMMLVSALMGQGRVREIYAHAIENNYRFFSYGDSSLLLPK; from the coding sequence ATGCAGCTTTCTGACTTTGATTTTGACCTGCCAGATCACTTGATTGCGACCCGGCCAGCAAAGCCACGCACTTCTGCGAAGCTGCTGGTCGCGACATCCAGTGAGATCACGGATGCGCGGGTGCATGACATTACGCGGTTCTTTCGCCCTGGCGATCGTCTTGTTCTCAATGACACCAAGGTCATCCCGGCACGGCTAACCGGTTATCGCCATCGTGATAGCGCACAAGGCCCTGTAAAAGCCAAGATTGAAGTCACGCTGCTGGAGCCGAAAGGCGAAGGGCAATGGGGTGCTTTGATTAAGCCTCTGAAGAAGATTCAGGAAGGTGAGGTCATTCATTTTTCAGGTGATTTCTCCGCCATTCTGGAAAGCAAAGAAGATGGTCAGGCGATCCTGCGCTTTGATGCTGATGGCGATGCGTTCGAAGCTGCACTTCAAGCCTCTGGCGCGATGCCTTTGCCTCCTTATATCGCAGCAAAACGCACGGCGGATGAACAGGACAAAACAGACTATCAGACTGTTTTTGCGCGTCATTCTGGCGCCGTGGCAGCGCCGACAGCATCTTTGCATTTTGACGAAGATCTGCTGCAAAAACTCAGCGACATGGGCGTGGAGTTCAGCCATGTAACTCTGCATGTGGGCGCAGGTACGTTCTTGCCGGTGAAGGTCGATGACGTCACAACCCATAAAATGCACGCCGAATGGGGGCGGGTCAGCGAGGCTGCTGCGGCTGAGATCGCTGAGACCAAGTCCAAAGGCGGCCGGGTCATTCCGGTGGGCACAACTGCGCTGCGTTTGATCGAAAGTGCGGCTCGTGATGGAGTAATCCAACCCTGGGAAGGGGAGACGGATATCTTCATTTATCCGGGGTTTGAATTTCAGGTCACTGATGCGCTGATGACAAACTTCCACCTGCCGAAGTCCACTTTGATGATGCTGGTTTCAGCTTTGATGGGACAGGGACGGGTGCGTGAGATCTACGCGCATGCGATCGAAAACAACTACCGGTTTTTCTCCTACGGCGATTCATCGCTTTTGCTGCCAAAATAG
- a CDS encoding DUF3971 domain-containing protein, whose product MSELEPSEDVTPEKKPRRIRRWAIGLLLAKVFLVVVLAGAITAGLLYSYGRTVQAPTWLRDMAIEQFSKSVPGATVTFDNVTVEIEKDWHPRILLERLVISPNDGGPAIEFSEAETSLSYRRLLKRQIAPLDIRLSGVFLNARREDSGQVGVSFGADEASGGENTALSDLVQRIDDWLTLPQFERLDAVDVDAVTIQFDDLRAQRSWTVDGGQMQMRRDGDQLRMASNFALLGGRDYVSTLLFNYESQIGETAASFGVTIGDVVSEDIATQSPALAWLDILRAPISGSMRVFIDEEGNIGPFSASLQIAEGVIQPRDSVDGIPFQSARSYLTYLPDTNTIQFNELFVESPWVTARAEGKAHLEDFETGLPNALIAQIKLTELSGNPAGLFGDRVSLDHAQADLRLQLEPFELRIGEMLLQDQGQSLLLDAQLNASDDDWIVALNAHMDAISASEVVNWWPENAIPKTRKWVAENILSGALSDVNFAARSQPGHKPDIYLDFHFDNAEVRYSKKMPNVTQGKGQVVMIDNRFTVLAHEGVVAPGQGGLIDVSGTSFVIPDLRIKPAPSEVNLKTDATVTATLALLDHEPLSFLSKAELPVDLAEGMARVDGVLRLPLAEKLKAEDVKFDLSAQLLDVRTGHFVKDKIIASPKLIARADNETLTLQGPGRIGQVPFNAVFSTGLTPGNGGRSSVTGTLELSERFIDEFNIGLTRDMVSGNGKGDFALTFVKGEPGQFRVSSDTVGLRMGIAALGWSKAAQRSASLLVEGVLTTPLAVTKLSLDAPGLEAEGAISLKPEGGLRQVSLSSVKVGNWLNGSANLIGRGSSTPNVQLVSGTLDMRNAPDQNASGGNRGAGTSISGNLDRVTISDGITLTNLQGDFSTTGGFNGEFTSRVNGGAAIRGVIVPSNGRSAVRIRSADAGGAMRSTGVFKQGVGGDLEVTLTPIGGEGQYQGRLKASSLRVKDAPAMAELLNAISVIGLLDQLGGEGILFTDVNAEFTLNPSYVQLTQGSAAGPSMGISMDGRYNLNSEQLDMQGVISPIYVLNAIGRPISKRGEGLFGFNYSLRGSSENPSVSVNPLSVLTPGFLREIFRRPTRVPETDGATNSQ is encoded by the coding sequence ATGAGTGAACTCGAACCCTCCGAAGACGTGACACCAGAAAAGAAGCCTCGTCGCATTCGACGCTGGGCCATTGGGTTGCTATTGGCAAAGGTCTTTTTGGTGGTTGTACTGGCCGGTGCCATCACCGCGGGGCTGCTTTACAGCTATGGTCGTACAGTGCAGGCGCCAACCTGGCTGCGGGATATGGCGATCGAGCAGTTTTCCAAATCGGTGCCGGGCGCAACTGTGACCTTTGACAATGTCACAGTGGAAATCGAGAAAGACTGGCATCCGCGTATTCTGCTGGAACGTCTGGTGATTTCTCCGAATGATGGTGGCCCTGCCATTGAGTTTTCCGAAGCAGAAACCTCTTTGTCATATCGCCGACTGCTCAAGCGCCAGATTGCGCCATTAGACATCCGCCTGTCTGGCGTTTTCCTGAATGCACGACGTGAAGACAGCGGGCAAGTCGGAGTGTCTTTTGGTGCGGATGAGGCCTCTGGAGGCGAAAACACGGCGCTATCCGATTTGGTGCAACGGATCGATGATTGGCTAACCCTGCCTCAGTTTGAGCGTCTGGATGCTGTGGATGTGGATGCCGTCACAATTCAGTTTGACGATCTGCGTGCGCAACGTTCCTGGACAGTTGACGGTGGCCAAATGCAGATGCGTCGCGATGGCGATCAGCTGCGAATGGCGTCAAATTTTGCATTGCTTGGTGGGCGTGACTACGTCAGCACGCTGTTGTTTAACTACGAGAGTCAGATCGGAGAAACTGCAGCAAGTTTTGGGGTCACGATTGGCGATGTCGTCTCTGAAGACATCGCGACTCAATCACCAGCATTAGCCTGGCTTGATATCCTGCGCGCTCCGATTTCAGGATCGATGCGCGTTTTCATTGATGAAGAGGGTAATATTGGCCCATTCAGCGCTTCGCTGCAGATTGCAGAAGGGGTTATTCAACCCAGAGACAGCGTGGATGGTATCCCGTTTCAATCTGCACGCAGTTATCTGACATATCTGCCTGATACCAATACCATCCAATTCAATGAGCTCTTCGTGGAAAGTCCATGGGTGACGGCTCGTGCGGAGGGTAAAGCGCATCTTGAAGATTTCGAAACGGGTTTGCCAAATGCGCTGATTGCGCAGATCAAGCTGACCGAACTCAGTGGTAATCCAGCCGGTCTCTTTGGCGATCGTGTGTCGCTGGATCATGCTCAAGCCGATTTGCGACTGCAGTTAGAGCCATTTGAACTCCGCATTGGTGAGATGTTGCTGCAGGATCAGGGGCAATCACTTCTTTTGGATGCGCAGCTCAATGCCTCTGATGATGACTGGATCGTCGCGCTGAATGCCCATATGGACGCGATCTCGGCGTCAGAGGTTGTGAATTGGTGGCCCGAAAACGCGATCCCGAAAACGCGTAAATGGGTGGCGGAAAATATCCTGTCCGGCGCGCTAAGCGACGTGAATTTTGCAGCGCGCTCTCAGCCAGGACATAAGCCGGACATCTACCTGGATTTCCACTTTGACAATGCCGAAGTGCGCTATTCCAAAAAAATGCCCAATGTGACCCAAGGCAAGGGGCAGGTCGTCATGATTGACAACCGCTTTACCGTCTTAGCACATGAGGGCGTTGTGGCACCGGGGCAAGGTGGCCTGATTGACGTATCCGGTACTTCGTTTGTGATCCCTGATCTACGCATCAAACCAGCGCCGTCTGAAGTGAATTTGAAAACCGATGCCACGGTAACGGCAACGCTTGCGCTGCTTGATCATGAGCCTTTGTCTTTCCTTTCCAAAGCGGAGCTTCCCGTCGATCTCGCAGAAGGTATGGCGCGCGTTGATGGCGTTCTGAGGCTGCCATTGGCTGAAAAGCTGAAGGCCGAAGATGTTAAATTTGATCTTTCTGCCCAACTGCTGGATGTGCGCACCGGACATTTTGTGAAAGACAAGATTATTGCCTCGCCGAAACTGATCGCGAGAGCTGACAATGAGACGCTGACGCTGCAGGGGCCGGGCCGGATCGGTCAGGTGCCGTTCAATGCGGTTTTCAGCACGGGGTTAACTCCGGGGAATGGCGGGCGCAGCTCGGTGACAGGCACTCTGGAATTGAGCGAACGCTTTATCGATGAATTCAATATCGGCCTCACGCGCGACATGGTGTCGGGCAACGGCAAAGGGGATTTTGCTCTGACCTTTGTGAAAGGGGAGCCTGGGCAGTTTCGTGTGAGCAGCGATACCGTTGGGCTTCGCATGGGCATTGCCGCACTTGGCTGGTCAAAGGCAGCACAACGATCGGCATCGCTTTTGGTTGAGGGTGTGCTGACGACGCCTCTTGCCGTTACCAAACTTTCTTTGGACGCGCCGGGGCTAGAGGCAGAGGGGGCAATCTCGTTGAAACCTGAAGGCGGTTTGCGTCAGGTTAGCCTCAGCAGCGTTAAGGTTGGCAATTGGCTCAACGGCAGTGCAAATCTGATTGGACGCGGGTCATCTACGCCCAATGTTCAGCTGGTCTCTGGCACATTGGATATGCGCAATGCGCCGGATCAAAACGCCTCAGGTGGGAACCGTGGCGCTGGTACTTCGATCTCGGGCAATCTGGATCGCGTGACCATTTCCGACGGCATTACGCTGACCAATCTTCAGGGCGACTTCAGTACGACTGGCGGCTTCAATGGCGAATTCACCTCTCGCGTAAATGGTGGCGCGGCCATCCGTGGGGTCATCGTGCCCAGCAACGGCCGCTCAGCCGTGCGTATCAGATCCGCTGATGCAGGCGGGGCGATGCGGTCAACGGGTGTATTCAAGCAGGGCGTTGGTGGTGATCTGGAGGTCACGCTGACACCGATTGGGGGTGAGGGGCAGTACCAAGGGCGTCTCAAGGCATCATCGCTGCGGGTGAAAGATGCGCCAGCCATGGCTGAACTTTTAAATGCGATCAGCGTGATTGGTCTGTTGGATCAGCTGGGCGGTGAGGGCATTCTCTTTACCGATGTGAATGCGGAATTCACGCTGAACCCAAGTTACGTTCAGCTAACACAAGGTAGCGCAGCTGGACCATCCATGGGGATTTCGATGGATGGAAGATATAACCTCAACTCAGAGCAGCTGGATATGCAGGGCGTGATCTCTCCGATCTATGTGCTGAACGCGATCGGGCGGCCTATTTCCAAACGTGGAGAGGGGCTCTTTGGCTTTAACTACAGCTTGCGCGGTTCCTCGGAAAATCCATCTGTTTCCGTGAACCCGCTTTCGGTCTTGACGCCCGGCTTCCTTCGAGAGATTTTCCGGCGCCCGACGCGAGTCCCTGAGACCGACGGCGCGACGAATTCTCAATAA
- the bcp gene encoding thioredoxin-dependent thiol peroxidase — MLDIGDIAPEFTLPETDGNLVTLSEQKPNPVVLFFYPRDNTKGCTIESIDFSHAKSDFDALGVNVFGISKDSLASHAKFRDKQGLTVPLLSDENGTACEDYGVWAEKKMYGKTFMGIVRTTVLIDKDGKIAKVWNKVKVPGHVDEVLAATKEL; from the coding sequence ATGCTGGACATCGGCGATATTGCGCCCGAATTCACACTGCCTGAAACGGACGGAAACCTCGTAACCCTTTCTGAGCAAAAACCAAACCCTGTCGTGCTGTTTTTTTACCCGCGCGACAACACAAAGGGGTGTACGATTGAATCCATCGACTTCAGTCACGCCAAAAGTGACTTTGACGCTTTGGGTGTCAATGTCTTTGGCATTTCAAAAGACAGCCTCGCGAGCCACGCGAAATTTCGTGACAAACAAGGGCTGACGGTTCCCCTTCTGTCTGACGAAAACGGCACCGCCTGCGAAGACTATGGCGTTTGGGCTGAAAAGAAGATGTATGGCAAAACTTTCATGGGTATCGTGCGAACAACCGTTCTGATCGACAAAGACGGCAAGATCGCCAAGGTCTGGAACAAAGTGAAAGTACCAGGCCATGTCGATGAAGTTCTTGCCGCGACAAAGGAACTCTGA